The following are encoded together in the Malaya genurostris strain Urasoe2022 chromosome 3, Malgen_1.1, whole genome shotgun sequence genome:
- the LOC131437283 gene encoding probable elongation factor 1-beta, whose translation MAFGDVKTPKGLLELNSFLAEHSYIEGYVPSKADLSVFEALGKAPTGDYVHVQRWYRHIASFSSQERANWGGQILPQVAGAKPTVTAKAAAADDDDDVDLFGSEDEEESAEAAKLKEERLAAYNAKKSKKPALIAKSSIILDVKPWDDETDMKLMETSVRSIEMDGLLWGAAKLVPVGYGINKLQICCVIEDDKVSVDELQEKIQDFEDFVQSVDIAAFNKI comes from the exons ATGGCATTTGGAGATGTTAAAACACCTAAGGGACTTCTGGAGCTCAACAGCTTCCTGGCAGAGCATAGCTACATCGAGGG TTACGTTCCGTCTAAAGCCGATTTGTCGGTGTTCGAAGCTCTGGGAAAGGCACCAACCGGCGATTACGTTCACGTTCAACGCTGGTATCGTCACATTGCCTCATTCAGTAGCCAGGAGCGTGCCAATTGGGGAGGTCAAATACTGCCACAGGTTGCTGGTGCAAAGCCTACTGTGACTGCTAAAGCCGCGGCTGctgacgatgacgatgatgtGGATCTGTTCGGGTCGGAGGACGAAGAGGAAAGCGCCGAAGCAGCAAAGCTGAAAGAGGAGCGTTTGGCTGCCTACAACGCAAAAAAGTCGAAGAAACCGGCGCTGATTGCAAAGAGTTCCATTATTCTCGATGTAAAACCTTGGGACGATGAAACCGACATGAAGCTAATGGAAACCTCTGTGCGTAGTATCGAAATGGATGGTTTGCTTTGGGGAGCCGCCAAGCTAGTCCCTGTTGGATACGGTATCAACAAGCTACAAATCTGTTGTGTCATCGAAGATGACAAGGTTTCCGTTGATGAGCTTCAAGAGAAGATTCAAGATTTTGAGGACTTTGTACAGTCGGTTGATATTGCAGCATTCAACAAAATCTAA